The Mytilus edulis chromosome 5, xbMytEdul2.2, whole genome shotgun sequence genomic interval CCAGCACTACAAACACAATTTCACATAACATGTCATTGCATATTAGATAATAATCATCACATTTTTACCTCTTTTTACCTGTTTACTAGCTTTCAAAACAATGTTATCTCATGCATccaaatgaccaaaccacacgaggtaaattgcatTGACTAAtatttcgcgggctaaactaattagcatatgAAAATAACCAGTAAAAAATGTATCGAACACATCGTCAAATAAAAtcataccaagttatataattgcaattacctaatttaattattattgaattaaattctattaaTACACACAAGTAAATATTGTCTGTTTTTATCAAAAGATCTAGGAATACATAAACATGAATTTTTCTTTTATCTCATTGGCTACTACGGATTCATATTGCAGTCATTTAACCTTATTTATTTGACATTATAAAATGTGTAGATGAATGTAAAATGTTCATGAATACACAACTCTTATTACtatttttattattactattGTTTTGTGGTGTTTTTATGAAGAACCATGCAGTGAAGAAAAACAGTTCAAAGACGAAAATGGGGGCAAGTTAAATAATGTCACATCGAAGTTTAGATACtgaaatataatcatgataatataacaAGATGATTTCAACAATTCTctatcaaatatttcattaaaagttcaaaattttgtttaatagttttttttaattgtacatGTAAGCGGCAATAATTGAATTTAGAAACTAATCTAAAGTTCTTGGGGAATAATCTAACACCCCTTGGCATTAGGTTTATATTGCATACGATTGATGATTGATGATTCTATATCTGAAAATTATTTGACGAAAGTTCGCACTTCACAAGTCAAGCTGGTTATTGTCTGTTCAAaagtaaagaaatgatgatactaATTTTTATTCATATCATCTTTCCATTGATTTAAttgaatatgttaaaaaaatactgttaattgtttttttctgaatGCCCCAAGGCAATGTTGAAAATTTCACTTCAATGTGTATTATTAGCAATAAAGTGGGATGATTTTTGAAAACAAGTTTCTTGAATCTGTCGTGGTCTTAATTGGAATCAGTGAAAACATTGACCTGGTTTGCAAAGCTTAAACTTTTACCTTTTGCAAACTCCAGAAAAGACTACTACAATTGAAAGAGGTATGGCATTTTAGTATCGGaagatttaaaagataaaaagtaGAGTGAAGGAGAATTATGAGTGAACTATAAAAAGGTTTTCAATAGGAGCTGTATGGTACtttggaataaaaataaaatcactcAATAAAGACATGTACATTTACTTTGTAGAGAATATAACCATAagaaaattggatgtgaaattcTTGAACGTATAATACGTCTGCTCTTGAATTTAATTTACAAATGATGTCATTGTACTGATGATGAAATTTAATAAACGTTTTGACAAgttgtgatatcgaaaactctagtgttttttcttcagttataatacgttgttacattcacgagcgaatcgaacaagttgaaATATATAAACCCAAAAGATGGCGACAAGGGAATGTCACCATCTTTAAATGGATCATTAACgacaagacataaaaaaaatcatctcttttatgaTAGATTTTGGTTGTAAAAAAATttgcaattattctaaaaattttaaagaaaaaaacatgacccCCAACTTTTTGATATACCCCCCCCTTCGAATAATTACTCAATCTCAGCTATACCAAATGTGGTATGAAACCTTGTAATACAATtgtagagagatccatacactcaaAAAAGTAATTGTATAGACTAGACAAATGCAAATGTTCTGCCCCTTTTTTGCCACTAGTTCCTGAAGGTTTGGAGCAATTATCCCCAAACTCAATCTTAGCCttcctttgtgatatggaaccatgtagtacaatttcagagagatcacAACACACGTACACCCATATAAGTTATTGGTTTTCCCTCTTGATCACACCTGTGTATTAGCAAAAAGCGAGTATATGCATATGCTACCTTGCATCGTcagttcattttaaaaaatatgtatacgaAGTGTGAGCAGAATTCAAACCACAcacgaaataaataaaacaaccgAACAACTTGAACCTACTGACCTACACgtataaaagaggggcaaaagataccagagggacagtcaagttcataaatcgaaaataaactgacaacgccatggctaaaataaaaaaaagacaaacagtcgaacaatagtacacatgacgtaacatagaaaactaaagaatatgcaacacgaaccccaccaaaagctgattgtgatctcaggtgctccggacggataagcagatcctgcttcacatgtggcacccgtcgtattgctcatgttataaaaaatccgaaaaatagtctaatttggtagttCTATACGTATAAGAAAGTAACAGCATAGTGCACAAAAGCGGGATGTATCAAAACTACCCATATCGTCTGCAATAGCTAACATAAtagataataaaatatgaataacatcaGATTTTAGATACTACCAGTAATATGTCAACTTCTCATTTAACAAGTTTAAGATAAACATatatgtacttaggtgaggttttggaatgtgtgtcaaatgttcggactcgttggtgtttttccatacaatacaatgtaaaatattttgccccataacacccatttattttttcatataagacttaatagctcatgaaaggtcaattaccaaaattttagaggattctttatttcaatttcttttgTGTTGAGACCCGAATAATACCAATGccaatataaggtaaaagtccaagtTGGCCTTTTCCCGCCATAAGGAGGTCTATGAcctttcaatatttttagcttatttttatccttaacgTTTGCTCTACCGgcttaaaatatcaattttaaattctttatttattaattttcacctaacctcacctaagtacatccttaagttgaTAATCGAATTGAGTGTAAAACGAAGTAAAGAAAGGAATTTCATAGGTTCAAGAAGACCATTGTTAGCCCTAAATATTTACGAAATACTATTTCAgtaatgtttattttcatttgcaTTAACACAAAAGTAAACATCTTTTCGGTAATTTGTgtgtaaatataaagaatattctAGACAATGATTGCTCTAATATGGACCAACATATAGTTTTGCTGGACATAAGTCTTAATTTGTGTATATTTTACAATGTCTTTAGACGTTTAGATATTACAATTCAATTACAAAATACAAGCATGTTAACGAGACACATGAAGGCCGTTGTGTTGATTATTTTGTTATCACATTCTAGCCATCAATATATaactgttaaaagaaaaaaagtccaTTTTCATATAAATGAATACATCTTCAAATGAGATTTTGACTTGAGTCATGCACATTAACTTTTGACTCAGTATTTGACCTCAACTGTACATATTACATTGAAATCTAGAATGCAAGTCTACAGCTATGTATAATCCCAAACGCCGAACGTCTCCCGGTttactttaaaggggcactagctacgagatacataaaaaatctaaagtttgattttttttctgttcaatcaataatgaaagtgaagtagtgaaataacaattcgccttttgcagccaaaaaggttcatttttgtcaaattacgctaagaaacattgataattagtcattcacttgcaagtgaatgagtcgacctctttaaatccgtattcatgtgaacttcaatttaacccctagctagagattgacaacacATGCATTGTACTTGTACTGGttattcaaataaaagaaagtcaacaatgaaagtgaaactacggtaaatcatttggttactaattcgatgcacataaaatcattcttatacggttaaaaacaatgagaaacatctatttttaatctataaaaataaaatcaaacacatcTATAAAAAATCTTATTGCCGTAGTTGGTTTAATCtattaatatctttatttatgtttacattgcttatatggtcatctgaagtcaaatcgatagttaattagatagttaattagatggcgtctggactaaaatacacacgaaacgaacctatatattatctacccaaTTACAAAATCGATCAAATCTATAACAAGCATTTGGTgttgtgagagaaaaaaatatgcaataacCGTATtcaataatctgataatatattGACTTCTTTGTTCAAATAAGTACTAAGTTCTTGCTATATTTTAAGAATCacaaaattatgacaaaatatcATTGAACTACTATGTATATGTAATCTGTGCATTTCCATATGCACATACATTTTTACCAATATCTAGAACatgcatgtttttattttacaaatatttgcctGTTCCAGAAATAGgatagttttcaaaaataatgaCGGACACGGTTGTAAATTTAAACCGGCAAAAGACAGTGTGTGGTCAAGTGATTAAAAGAATACGtgcaacaacaaaattaaatacgTGAAgtcatattatatttaattttctttttaaattttcttttttgtaaagttccttaAGAATCAGCACGCATAGTTTATCCTTGAAATAACATATTGTTGATGGTTTTGtagctttaaaatataaaaagctAAGCACTCCTTAACTCCCAGAATTAAACAATAGCTACAAACGAAAATGGGCACGTTTTTGTGATGGCTGAAAGTCTAATGTTTAAAAAGAAGtccaaatatttaaaaacacttCAATTCAAAAACAGTCGAAGTAAAATGTCAGTAAACATATTTAAGACGAGTTGAAATTCGTTTTGCATCATGCTGACCATTTGGAACTGAAGATAAAATGTATGTCGTTGAACGTGTTAAAGCGGAAAAATAAGATACGTGTACAAGCTACTAGGCTATCTTAAAGATGAAAAATACAGTCACacaaacaaactataaaattataaaacgtTAACGAGTGTTCGGCTCAAGCATCTGCATTGCCACATTTTAAATACCAAGTTTATAAAAGTCAAATGTATCTTTTCATTACTGCACGTCATGAACAGTTACATAAGTgacataattgtaattttttaacatttgttgcggacaaaaaaacatttatattcaaCGTTATAATTCACAAACATGTTACagaacattaaaacaaaaacagaacataaaaaaaatcctacaTGTAAATGTGAAAAATCCAAGCTGTACATAAATTtgtcatgttttcttcttttgcAAAATACAAATTAATCCAATACAATTTTAAGGTACAACTTTACATGTACCTTTAAAGTGTACTACGTAttatagttattattatttttgcagGCGTTTAAATGTCGTACAGTTAAATAGAGTTTATTGAAATTCTGGACTGTTGGTTACGCCAGGAAGTTGTCTGCAATCAAATCACATTGTTCCATTTGTTAAGGTAttggttttgaaatattttgaaataaccaATGATAATTGGTATAAGGTTTACTATCTTAGggcaaaattaaataataatatatacaaatgacTTCAATCATCATTTTATCTATTGTTTAACCTATCAAAACTCCTTTTTAGACTCTAAAAAATCATACATTAAGTAGTAGTTCATATTTAATCTAAATCagattttaatgaataaaaaaaataatattagacatttgaagaagaaaaaaaaagaaaaacaatttgttttaacttttgtcCGCCTATTAAGTGTAATATCACCatttatttctcctttttgtctttgtgtaattttgcattttttctcgCCACCTTGTAACTATATCTGTATCCATTTTGGTACAACTGGTGATTTGTTTATTTGGCAATCGACGATGACAGTCAGCAGCGTTTAGGAACATCCGTTgctcgacctgttagtcaaatgcgttttgttaaaatatactttttcattaatttggtcttttggaaaatgttgtttgcgctgtatttagacccctctaccaagATCTTTGTTTTGCAAGCCACGTATGATAATTGTAGTGTTAattcaacgcaatcataggtttgaacgttgttttcaacgTTAGATTGATTATCGTGTCGTATAGACGTTTTTGGTAAACATCTTTAATATCAAAACAGACATTTTTAAGTATAAACCACCTGGTGCGAGTGGTCATTACCGGAAAGGGTGAaattactgttattttttttttataataaataaaaagcatGCGCATACATTTGAATATGGTCATCCTCAAACATACTACGCAATACAAAGATCAATGTGCCCAAATATAATCAACCGCCTACATTATATTTGTcacaatatttttaaacaaagcaattaatttttttcaacgTGGCATTCAAAAATATGTCACACAATCTGAATAAATTAACTGATTTACAGACTATAAACATGAATGTGCATCCATGTCCGTGGCAAGATTGTTTCCAACAAGAGTAGTTTCATCATTTAGGAAAACTTGAAGACCAGGTAAATTATTAATATCATAATTATGAAAACGGAATCGATCAAACATGATTAATGTCGTAGTGTCAACAGCTTCATAGTGTTCCGGATCACACTATTATAGACGGGAAGCCTTTCCATATAATACACCAAAAGTCTGTTTGATAAAGTCTTATTTGACTTTTCAGACTCAAGGCTAATACGACATGTGCGATCGACattgtaatgaaacatatttGTACAATTGTAGACAAACAAACTCAAACTTCAATTTTTGAATTGTTCATTGTAATTGTTCATTGTAATTGCAAGTGTAATAGTTAATTTATGGTTGTTAGCTTTGCGTGTCGTTTATGAACTACTTTTTTATGCAGCTTATCGAAATAGGTTGATAATGAATATTAaaatggttaaaacaaatatttgaattcgtttacattcaaataaagaaaacatgTCGAACAAATTGTACATTACATACGGGGTTTTTTTTATGGGCAAATCAATCACAAATTATAATATTAaggatattgttttatttatttcaccaAAAAGACTACGTACTCGATCTAGTCCAACTCCGGGTACAGTATTGGTTTGCTGTGTTTtggacccattggtggccttcggctgtttttaaCTCTTTGGTGGGATTGTTAATTACTCGACACACTCCCCGTtgtcattctcaattttattgtttgtacTATTTCTATGACTAGTATCATAAGTGTGCAATTTAAACCTAAATTGCCGAATTATGGCAGATCTTGGTGAACTTGAAAACCAGATATTGTTATAAGCTAGAAAAACAAACTGTAAGAAGTGAAGAACCGACTGCCAATGAAGTGTTTCTAAAACAAGGAAAATCTTTAATATTGAACTGATATATGTTTGCAATTTCATTAAAGACAACAATTACTCAAACAGTAGTTatttacaatagtaattttgaATTGAACTTAATTGGACAAAGAAATAAACAGTCAAACTCCAGtaaatgacaaacaaaatatTCAGGAGTGCAGACCTAATAACTAGTGTTAAGTTAGGAAAAGGAGCGACCAGCAGTTATGACACCGACCCATTGGAAGCCAAAGCTCATAAGCATACAAGGCATATAATCCTTCAAGTATTCCGGTTGCGAGCTTTGTGTAAATAAAACTTGACTATTGCTTTAGAATCATAACTACTGATTATAAAGAACTAAAATTActcaatatataattttttttgttaaaaggtATTAAATGCTGGCTTTCAGCAAGCGTCGAAAAAATAATCATCTGTTTATTATATACCTTTCCTGAACAcgatatatgtaaatatatatgaatatacattttCATACACGATGCTTTCCTTACGGTAACAGCATTCTCGCCTTCATTCatgttaatattatatatatgcatTAGTTAAGTAATTTTCTTTTTGCAGAACCGCTTATCAACTCTCAATTACAATGATTATGAGATCTGTTTTAACATGTATCTTGGTTGTTTCAATGTGTCGTACGAGTACAGGTAAGATTTTATCTTAGTCACGATTTTAAGTtaccaaaatgtcaaaatatgtaTGTACTGAAACATTGTAAATGTTAATGTTTAAAAGTAATCAGGATGAACAATCAGACTAAATGAAAATATAGTTATCAATGTCGGGTGGTTATAGCGTTTGGATTCACGAACGCAGACATTTGAACGCCTATGCTGCTTTATCTATAAACATAGTTTAACCTATACATccaaacaaaacaattcaaaaacttCATAATTTCGCAATGTGTTTAAAACAATTGATCGTAATTCTTCCTGTGATACATTTGAAAGTAAAAACATTCAATCAAAACTGTGTGTTTTTATCTGTTATTAGCAAGCTTAAGCTAACTTACAGATCATTAATTATAAATGCAAAACAGGAATTGCTTTAAGTACTGCAAACTCCAATTCTATTATTACTCAAGGTCTTTCCAAATCCGCCTGATACCAGTTCCCTAGATTAGTTCTTCCATTTGGAACTAATATGAATGAAGGAACTTCCATATCTAAGTATTTAGTCGGAAATAAATTATATTGTGGCATAATGAAATATCGCCTCGCGTTCAGCAAGACAAGACAAAAAGTTATCTCAATACCAGAAACGGAAACAagcgagacgattttgattttgaagtttAGATTCTATGCACCGtcgttgtttattatcttaattatGTGTTTCAGTCACCTATTTTGTCGTTGTGTATTTTTAATCTTTACTGATTATCCGTTTTTGTTTCTAAATTTCGACACTATGTGATTGTGCTATGGTGACTGTTGAGTTCTTGTCTTTATGCTTTGCTATGTTCTTTgtctacatgttttttttctgtcaaaacacatatttgtttttaaagtacGATTGTATAACACTAATGCCCTCTGTACCCCAATTTATGACAGATTTCTACAAAAGggagtgcctgtaccaagtcagtaatatgacaatTATTTTCCGTTCGCTATACTTGTATGtatttttgccatttaataaaggtcttttcgttttgaatttcctcccaagtttggtatttttgtaatttaactttTGACTGATCAAATTCATAAgtcttttgaaatgaaaatgcaAATGAATGGAATACGATGGCggaaaaaaggaaatgaaaccCGTCgtcaaaaaaatacatttgtagaTGGCAACATACTTTATTCAACACTAATGTATGCATTAAATAAGATGACCATTACTTCGGAAAGTGTGCATAGTGTGCTTAATGTGTATATAGCTAGGTTACCACACTTTTCCTGTATTCGTTTATCTATAAAACATTCGGGAAACTACATGCTGTAGGTGTGGAGAAATCAATTAAACAAATTACCTGCAACTATTGATATATGTGCACACTTAGTTAATCGTCGATTAAGCTGTTCCCCtaaatagattgattgattgattgttggttgcttaacgtccagtgtccCCTAAATAGAGTATCATCTTATATATAACATCTACATATTTACACAAAGTCCCCctcttttttcaatataaattataGATATACTTTGACTGTTATTTACATCTTTTTCAGGCTGTATACGTGGTaagaatattatataaacaattttaGTCATATAAATAACAGTTTTGCACAaggatttgaaaacaaaaatgttctaTTTTACTTGTATGGGTAATCAGTAAAAATTCTGAAGGAAACAAAGTTTATATAAAGAAACACAACAATGTCCAACAAAAAACCAATTATTCGTGTCTCGGTTTGTTTCGATACCCGGTACTACTGAGTAATACTTGAGTCCTCATTTACCACCTTATTAAAACTGATCCTGCATTAGAAATATGTAGTTATGATTATCAGAATAGTTTATatgacaaaaaacatttatctacatttatatcaaatctaccaatatttataaaaattgtacTTAATGGATAATTTATATTTCGGTATCATTAATCAAGACATATTGTATTGCATGATAATCATGTGATTACAGACATAAAACATACCACTATTGACTACAGACTTATGTCAGCTTTAAGATCTTATTTTCCTCCCTTCaacatttcctatcatgattttcttgatagagggttgctgctcacaaggaagctattaaaccaagagttccaaatggttaagttaaaatcatctcttcgtatattttacggatgccatcacgagttggttgaccgttatggaataaccgtttccataaccgtttcacaaatgatatcggatatgttccttacgtcgtaactacattcccctttcctttcatgaatgtgacctaccgaataagactatttaccggatttgttatccagaagcaacacgacgggtaccacatgtggatcaggatctgtactattgtttgtctgctttaatttttagccatggcgttgtcagtttttttttcgatttatgagtttgactgtccgtctggtatctttcgtccctctttcaatcCACACACCAACACTTAAAACATAAGTTTTgattataaaaatagttttataagaCAATGTCTGACTGCGTCAATCACAACTGGCAGAATTCGTACTTTATAATTGTATGCCGTTTTGAAAGGTCAATAAATTGTAAAACTTTTCGATTTATATTTTTTCCCGATTTGCATGTATTGATGTAATGGGTCGATTATCCAAGTCCTTTCTTTTTATTCCTATCTCAGAATGTTTAATCATGTAAAAGAAAAAGATCAATCAACACTGTCATGTTTGAAATGTTTAACCAAAAAGTGTATATGTGTATCAAGTTTGTATAGTGTTTATTaacaagtacaaaatttataATGGTAAACTGACAGCAGTATACAATATTTTAGAgtattacttttttattattggGCATGTTATGTGCACTAAAGTTTACTTGTATAATtagatttttaaagatttttaaatcCTTTTTGCAGCTGCATTTACAGCGACATTACCTTTAAATGCACAACCAGTGCCGACAGGAAGTATTGTCAAATACGGCACTAAGCTTATTAATGGTGACCTAGCCTCTGACTATGATCCCGTTACGAGTATATATACTGTTCCGCGCACTGGTATTTATAAAGTGACTGTAACGATGATGTCAGGCCTTGTAACCGGTCATACTACTCTAAGGAAGAATGGAGAGATTATAGTGTGGCTATTCACTTACAAAGAATATGATATGGCAACCCAATCTATCAATTTACAACTGCAACGTGAAGACAAGCTATGGGTACAAATGAACAGTGGGTCAAGTCTTTTTAGTGTTTATAATACTTTCAGCGCAGTTTTGATAACACTTACATAATGTCTACAAAATGTAACGTATGGGCAATTTGCAAGTTTACATTTGGTAACATTTTAAAGTTGGTATTTGTTTTGATCTGcaaatgaatatgaaagtaaCATGAAATACACATATAtgttaattaaatattaatattcaatatgtaataaatgtcaataacaaGAACATTGTTTTAATGTGCAGCTATCCAACAACAACAGTAGACGATGATGTATAAAAAGTGTTCCAAAGGGTACCTAATTGAGATTGTCAAAAATTAATTGCGACTGGAACATAATACATTGTCTTTATATGCATGTTGTCACTATCTCATTTAAAGAACCAGGTTTTTAATCCAGAACACTCAGCATGTATTGTGATACTGCTTTTTCTCGACTGCAAACTTATTTGGGCCTAATGTAAAACAGTCTTCAAAATCTAGATCGCCCTCTATGAGCTTTGATGAcctttgtttactttttaatcaTCTGCAAGGGTTACATTACATTGGAACTATCATTTTTTTACTGCTTGTTAGCGGACTAAAATTTATAAGAGATTATGCACATGACAAATGATGCATAAATATATTTCCTCCAATATACAGACTGGTGAGTATTATTTAGGACGTAGGCCTTTTTCATAAGAAATATCCGATTCTTTTCATGCAAAAAATAGAACATTCCCTCCCGTTCACTTTACAAAGAAAGGAGTCGATTGTAATCAACATAAGCAACGTTCTTCATCAGTTTGTTCTTATTGTATGCTTCAGATATACTTATAGCACCTAAATATTTAATTGTAATCATGCATATCAGGAAATTTTGATACATCATTCAGAACAATACCTAATCCCTATTACATGTGACTATTCTTACTCGCCTTATATTCACAGCCCCTATGTCCATGTTATTACTAGCATGCGGATTTAGTCATAATGTTACATGAACATCTCCGAAAGGTGATACATTATGATTCTAAGTTAAGAGAACCACAtcatatatagaccattatttcaaaataattttgagaAAAACGCCATAGCATGGGCTAAACGAAAACAGTTTGAAATGGAGACTTATCAGAATGGGTCAgcagtttgaatttttcgaaaaactaaggattttctcatcccaggaatggattaccttggccgtatt includes:
- the LOC139522411 gene encoding collagen alpha-2(VIII) chain-like, translated to MIMRSVLTCILVVSMCRTSTGCIRAAFTATLPLNAQPVPTGSIVKYGTKLINGDLASDYDPVTSIYTVPRTGIYKVTVTMMSGLVTGHTTLRKNGEIIVWLFTYKEYDMATQSINLQLQREDKLWVQMNSGSSLFSVYNTFSAVLITLT